One genomic segment of Amycolatopsis granulosa includes these proteins:
- a CDS encoding alpha-ketoacid dehydrogenase subunit beta encodes MTLTDASASSSAPAQRKLSTAKAMVEAIAQEMERDEDVFVLGEDVGAYGGIFSSTTGLLEKFGPRRVLDTPISETAFIGAAIGAAVEGMRPVVELMFVDFFGVCMDQIYNHMAKIHFESGGNVTVPMVLTAAVGGGYSDGAQHSQCLWGTFAHLPGMKVVAPSNPADAKGLMTAAIRDDNPVVYLFHKGVMGLPWMAKNRRSVGPVPEGEHLVPIGKANVVRPGSDVTVVTLSLSVHHALDVAEELAQQGVDCEVVDLRSVVPLDTETILESVGRTGRLLVVDEDYLSFGVSGEIIARVAERDPGLLRAPAARVAVPDVPIPYARPLEYAVLPTPDRIRRAVLGLVGA; translated from the coding sequence ATGACGCTCACGGACGCTTCGGCATCCTCCTCCGCACCCGCCCAGCGCAAGCTCAGCACCGCCAAGGCCATGGTCGAGGCCATCGCGCAGGAAATGGAGCGCGACGAGGACGTCTTCGTGCTCGGCGAGGACGTCGGTGCCTACGGCGGCATCTTCAGCTCCACCACCGGGCTGCTCGAGAAGTTCGGGCCCCGGCGTGTCCTGGACACGCCCATTTCGGAGACCGCGTTCATCGGCGCGGCCATCGGCGCCGCGGTCGAAGGCATGCGGCCGGTGGTCGAGCTGATGTTCGTCGACTTCTTCGGTGTGTGCATGGACCAGATCTACAACCACATGGCGAAGATCCACTTCGAGTCCGGCGGCAACGTCACCGTCCCGATGGTGCTCACCGCCGCGGTGGGCGGCGGCTACTCCGACGGCGCGCAGCACTCGCAGTGCCTGTGGGGCACGTTCGCGCACCTGCCCGGGATGAAGGTGGTCGCGCCCAGCAACCCCGCCGACGCCAAGGGCCTGATGACCGCCGCGATCCGCGACGACAACCCGGTGGTGTACCTGTTCCACAAGGGAGTGATGGGCCTGCCCTGGATGGCCAAGAACCGCCGGTCCGTCGGCCCGGTTCCCGAAGGCGAGCATCTGGTGCCGATCGGCAAGGCGAACGTCGTGCGGCCGGGCAGCGACGTCACGGTGGTGACGTTGTCGCTGTCGGTGCACCACGCGCTGGACGTGGCCGAGGAACTCGCGCAGCAGGGCGTCGACTGCGAGGTCGTGGATCTGCGCAGCGTGGTCCCGCTGGACACCGAGACGATCCTGGAATCGGTGGGGCGCACCGGGCGGCTGCTCGTCGTCGACGAGGACTACCTGTCGTTCGGGGTGTCCGGCGAGATCATCGCCCGGGTCGCCGAGCGCGACCCCGGCCTGCTCCGCGCGCCCGCCGCCCGGGTGGCGGTGCCCGACGTCCCGATCCCCTACGCCCGCCCGCTCGAGTACGCCGTGCTGCCGACGCCGGACCGGATCCGCCGGGCCGTCCTCGGCCTGGTGGGCGCATGA
- a CDS encoding thiamine pyrophosphate-dependent dehydrogenase E1 component subunit alpha, with protein sequence MEPDDRLALYRTMVLIRTYEESILREYHADKKPAFDIGAGLIPGEMHLAAGQEPVAAGVCAHLTADDAVTATHRPHHFAIAHGVDLERMTAEIFGRVDGLGRGRGGHMHLFDPATHFSCSGIIAEGYPPAVGQALAFQRRGTDRVAVAVTGEGAANQGAFHEALNLAALWKLPVVFVVEDNDWGISVPRSASTCVTSNALRAGGYGIPGERVEDNSVEAVHAAAGTAIKRARAGEGPSLIEVHTLRLWGHFEGDAQGYRSDLEGVPGRDPLPTYEKQLRAAGVLHDSGDITVASIAAQARDRVEAAIEFAKRSPEPDPATALDHVFARA encoded by the coding sequence ATGGAACCGGACGACCGGCTGGCCCTGTACCGCACGATGGTCCTGATCCGCACCTACGAGGAGTCGATCCTGCGCGAGTACCACGCGGACAAGAAGCCCGCCTTCGACATCGGCGCCGGGCTCATCCCCGGCGAGATGCACCTGGCCGCCGGGCAGGAACCCGTGGCCGCCGGGGTGTGCGCGCACCTGACCGCCGACGACGCCGTCACCGCCACCCACCGGCCCCACCACTTCGCCATCGCGCACGGGGTGGACCTGGAGCGGATGACCGCCGAGATCTTCGGCCGGGTGGACGGGCTCGGCCGGGGCCGCGGCGGGCACATGCACCTGTTCGACCCCGCCACGCACTTCTCCTGCTCGGGCATCATCGCCGAGGGCTACCCGCCCGCGGTCGGCCAGGCGCTGGCGTTCCAGCGGCGGGGCACCGACCGGGTCGCGGTCGCCGTCACCGGTGAGGGCGCGGCCAACCAGGGTGCCTTCCACGAGGCGCTCAACCTGGCGGCGCTGTGGAAGCTGCCGGTGGTGTTCGTGGTGGAGGACAACGACTGGGGCATCTCGGTGCCGCGCAGCGCCTCGACCTGCGTCACCTCGAACGCGCTGCGGGCCGGCGGGTACGGCATTCCCGGCGAGCGCGTCGAGGACAACTCGGTGGAGGCGGTGCACGCGGCGGCCGGTACGGCGATCAAGCGGGCCCGCGCGGGCGAGGGGCCGAGCCTGATCGAGGTGCACACGCTGCGCCTGTGGGGGCATTTCGAGGGCGACGCGCAGGGCTACCGGTCCGACCTGGAGGGTGTGCCGGGCCGGGACCCGCTGCCCACCTACGAAAAGCAGCTGCGGGCGGCCGGTGTCCTCCACGACAGCGGCGACATCACGGTGGCGTCGATCGCCGCGCAGGCCCGCGACCGCGTCGAGGCGGCGATCGAGTTCGCCAAGCGCAGCCCGGAACCCGACCCGGCCACCGCGCTCGACCACGTGTTCGCGCGGGCCTGA
- a CDS encoding IclR family transcriptional regulator produces the protein MAAGPTLIGSVQRALHLLDAVGASDRPVTAKALARGVGLPLPTTYHLLRTLLHEGYLRKLDDGYVLGEQLGALRRHDTRHALLPKIRPVLRALRDEVRGAAYLSLYSGGEIELVDIADAPDTPPVDLWVGVQEAAHATAFGKCILACLDPGARRDHLARYRLADLTPHTITDTRLLEQRLAEGGGVFNDREEYLLGTACLATPVRAPGVVGAVAISLPARRLPSVEPVSLQRASRRVSRAFALLS, from the coding sequence ATGGCTGCTGGACCGACACTGATCGGATCCGTACAGCGCGCACTGCACCTGCTCGACGCGGTCGGCGCGAGCGACCGGCCGGTCACGGCCAAGGCACTCGCCCGCGGGGTCGGGCTCCCGCTGCCCACCACCTACCACCTCCTGCGCACCCTGCTGCACGAGGGCTACCTCCGCAAGCTCGACGACGGCTACGTGCTGGGCGAGCAGCTCGGCGCGCTGCGGCGGCACGACACCCGGCACGCGCTGCTGCCGAAGATCCGTCCGGTGCTGCGCGCGCTGCGGGACGAGGTCCGCGGCGCCGCGTACCTGTCGCTGTACTCCGGCGGCGAGATCGAGCTGGTCGACATCGCCGACGCCCCGGACACCCCGCCGGTGGATCTGTGGGTGGGCGTGCAGGAGGCAGCGCACGCCACCGCGTTCGGCAAGTGCATCCTGGCGTGCCTGGATCCGGGGGCCCGGCGCGACCACCTCGCCCGGTACCGGCTGGCCGACCTCACCCCGCACACCATCACCGACACCCGGCTGCTCGAGCAGCGCCTGGCCGAGGGCGGCGGCGTCTTCAACGACCGCGAGGAGTACCTGCTCGGCACGGCCTGCCTGGCCACGCCGGTGCGGGCGCCCGGGGTGGTCGGCGCGGTGGCGATCTCGCTGCCCGCGCGCCGGCTGCCCTCGGTCGAGCCGGTCTCGTTGCAGCGCGCTTCGCGGCGCGTTTCCCGCGCCTTCGCACTGCTGTCCTGA
- a CDS encoding glutamate decarboxylase, which yields MPLAHSADPDRTGREEIGVNPVFTREPLRIPRDRLPEGELDPQTAYQIVHDELMLDGNARLNLATFVTTWMSDEARTLMSECFDKNMIDKDEYPRTAELEQRCVRMLADLWHAPDPDHPTGCSTTGSSEACMLAGLALKRRWQHRVARDGRTGARPNLVMGINVQVCWEKFANYWDVEARLVPMSGDRFHLTAEEAVRYCDENTIGVVAVLGSTFDGSYEPVAEICAALDQLQQERGWDIPVHVDGASGGMIAPFCDPELEWDFRLPRVASINTSGHKYGLVYPGVGWVVWRDARALPEDLVFHVNYLGGEMPTFALNFSRPGAQVAAQYLNFIRFGFEGYRRVQQYCREVASGLAGRIADLGAFRLLTDGTQLPVFAFTLADGEEGYSVFDVSAALREHGWLVPAYTFPAHREDLAVLRIVVRNGFTHDMADLLLGDLSRALPRLRGQDKPQHGTESSTFSHGAESGHTQDARARHQAQHA from the coding sequence ATGCCGCTGGCCCACTCCGCCGACCCGGACCGCACCGGCCGCGAGGAGATCGGCGTCAACCCGGTCTTCACCCGCGAACCGCTGCGCATCCCCCGGGACCGGCTGCCCGAGGGCGAACTGGATCCGCAGACGGCGTACCAGATCGTGCACGACGAGCTGATGCTCGACGGGAACGCGCGGCTCAACCTCGCCACCTTCGTCACCACCTGGATGTCGGACGAGGCGCGCACGCTGATGAGCGAGTGCTTCGACAAGAACATGATCGACAAGGACGAGTACCCGCGCACCGCCGAACTCGAACAGCGGTGCGTGCGGATGCTCGCCGATCTGTGGCACGCCCCCGACCCGGATCATCCGACCGGCTGCTCCACCACCGGGTCGAGCGAGGCGTGCATGCTGGCCGGCCTGGCGCTCAAACGGCGCTGGCAGCACCGGGTCGCGCGGGACGGCCGCACCGGGGCCCGCCCGAACCTGGTGATGGGCATCAACGTGCAGGTGTGCTGGGAGAAGTTCGCCAACTACTGGGACGTCGAGGCCCGGCTGGTGCCGATGTCCGGCGACCGGTTCCACCTCACGGCCGAGGAGGCGGTGCGCTACTGCGACGAGAACACCATCGGGGTCGTCGCGGTGCTCGGGTCCACGTTCGACGGCAGCTACGAACCCGTCGCCGAGATCTGCGCCGCACTCGACCAGCTCCAGCAGGAGCGCGGCTGGGACATCCCGGTGCACGTCGACGGCGCCTCCGGCGGCATGATCGCCCCGTTCTGCGATCCGGAGCTGGAGTGGGACTTCCGGTTGCCGCGGGTGGCGTCGATCAACACCTCCGGGCACAAGTACGGGCTCGTCTACCCCGGCGTGGGCTGGGTCGTGTGGCGCGATGCGCGGGCCCTGCCGGAGGACCTGGTGTTCCACGTCAACTACCTCGGCGGCGAAATGCCCACCTTCGCCCTGAACTTCTCCCGCCCCGGCGCGCAGGTCGCCGCCCAATACCTCAACTTCATCCGCTTCGGCTTCGAGGGCTACCGGCGGGTGCAGCAGTACTGCCGGGAGGTGGCCAGCGGCCTCGCCGGCCGCATCGCCGACCTGGGCGCGTTCCGGCTGCTCACCGACGGCACGCAGCTGCCGGTGTTCGCGTTCACCCTCGCCGACGGCGAGGAGGGCTACTCGGTGTTCGACGTGTCCGCCGCCCTGCGCGAACACGGCTGGCTGGTGCCCGCCTACACCTTCCCGGCGCACCGGGAGGACCTCGCGGTACTGCGGATCGTGGTGCGCAACGGCTTCACCCACGACATGGCCGACCTGCTGCTCGGCGACCTCAGCCGTGCCCTCCCCCGCCTGCGCGGCCAGGACAAGCCCCAGCACGGCACCGAATCGAGCACCTTCTCCCACGGCGCCGAATCCGGCCACACACAGGACGCGCGGGCCCGGCACCAGGCCCAGCACGCCTGA
- a CDS encoding class II glutamine amidotransferase has product MCRLFGLSASPERVRATFWLLEAPDSLAEQSRREPDGTGLGTFGPGGTPMVDKQPLAAYQDRRFAEEAKECESTTFVAHVRYASTGGLDQRNTHPFVQRGRIFAHNGVLGGLDVLDRELGDYRDLVQGDTDSERFFALVTQQTDRHGGDVTAGITGAAYWAAEHLPVYAINLILTTPDELWALRYPGTHDLFVLQRAAGGPHGDRHLDHASTAGRIRARSGALAEHPAVIVASERMDEDPGWQNLRSGELLHVGPGLTVTRRVILHDPPRHQLTLDDLGAHAKASQTGQ; this is encoded by the coding sequence ATGTGCCGGTTGTTCGGATTGTCGGCGAGCCCGGAACGCGTGCGGGCCACGTTCTGGCTGCTCGAAGCGCCGGACAGCCTCGCCGAGCAGAGCCGTCGCGAACCGGACGGCACGGGGCTCGGCACCTTCGGCCCGGGTGGCACACCGATGGTCGACAAGCAGCCGCTCGCGGCCTACCAGGACCGGCGGTTCGCCGAGGAGGCCAAGGAGTGCGAGTCCACGACGTTCGTCGCGCACGTGCGGTACGCCTCCACCGGTGGTCTGGACCAGCGCAACACCCACCCGTTCGTGCAGCGCGGCCGGATCTTCGCGCACAACGGGGTGCTGGGCGGGCTGGACGTGCTGGACCGCGAGCTGGGTGACTACCGGGACCTGGTGCAGGGCGACACCGACTCCGAGCGGTTCTTCGCGCTCGTCACCCAGCAGACCGACCGGCACGGCGGCGACGTCACCGCCGGCATCACGGGAGCCGCGTACTGGGCCGCCGAGCACCTGCCCGTCTACGCGATCAACCTGATCCTGACCACCCCGGACGAACTGTGGGCGCTGCGCTACCCCGGCACGCACGACCTGTTCGTGCTCCAGCGCGCGGCCGGCGGCCCGCACGGCGACCGGCACCTCGACCACGCCAGCACCGCCGGGCGCATCCGCGCCCGCTCCGGCGCGCTGGCCGAGCACCCGGCCGTGATCGTCGCCAGCGAGCGCATGGACGAGGACCCCGGATGGCAGAACCTGCGGTCCGGCGAGCTGCTGCACGTCGGACCCGGCCTGACCGTCACCCGCCGGGTGATCCTCCACGACCCGCCCCGCCACCAGCTCACCCTCGACGACCTCGGCGCGCACGCCAAGGCGTCGCAGACCGGGCAGTGA
- a CDS encoding sodium:proton exchanger — MVRGDAVAQRPDTGGPGRARFSRADYLLLGGSVAAVVVTFALRTAGLAETAVFVLSAVALALLARVVGRGVGALGDRLGPSLTGIVQSALGNLPELFVSLFALRAGLVGVVQSAIVGSILANVLLVLGLAFLVGGLRHGRLTFAAGTARIIGLMLLLSVAALLVPALTAELHSPAAGHENLLSRIVSGVLLVLFALSLFAPALREPPAGGEAERPAEWPVAAALAVLTAGGVAAAFVSDWFVEGLQPAMTALHISQAFAGLVIVAIAGNAVENVVGIQLAAQGRTDYALSVILQSPLQIALVLAPVIVLAAPLMGASFTLVLPPLLIAVLVIAVVIVVLVVLDGEGTWFEGAALIALYAIIAAAFWWG, encoded by the coding sequence ATGGTGCGAGGCGATGCCGTGGCGCAACGCCCGGACACCGGCGGCCCGGGCCGGGCCCGGTTCTCCCGGGCCGACTACCTGCTCCTCGGCGGGTCGGTGGCCGCCGTGGTGGTCACCTTCGCCCTCCGGACGGCCGGCCTGGCCGAGACGGCCGTGTTCGTGCTGAGCGCGGTCGCGCTGGCGCTGCTGGCCCGCGTCGTGGGCCGTGGGGTGGGCGCGCTGGGGGACCGGCTCGGTCCCTCGCTCACCGGGATCGTGCAGAGCGCGCTGGGCAACCTGCCCGAGCTGTTCGTCTCCCTCTTCGCCCTCCGGGCCGGGCTGGTGGGGGTGGTGCAGTCGGCCATCGTCGGGTCCATCCTGGCGAACGTGCTCCTGGTGCTGGGGCTGGCGTTCCTGGTCGGCGGTCTGCGGCACGGACGGCTGACGTTCGCCGCCGGCACGGCGCGGATCATCGGGCTGATGCTGCTGCTGTCGGTGGCGGCCCTGCTGGTGCCCGCCCTGACGGCCGAGCTGCACAGCCCCGCCGCCGGGCACGAGAACCTGTTGTCGCGGATCGTGTCCGGGGTGCTGCTCGTGTTGTTCGCGCTGTCGCTGTTCGCCCCGGCCCTGCGGGAGCCACCGGCGGGCGGCGAGGCCGAGCGGCCCGCGGAGTGGCCGGTGGCGGCGGCCCTCGCCGTGCTCACCGCGGGTGGGGTGGCGGCGGCGTTCGTGTCGGACTGGTTCGTCGAGGGCTTGCAGCCCGCGATGACGGCGCTGCACATCTCGCAGGCGTTCGCCGGGCTGGTCATCGTCGCCATCGCGGGCAACGCGGTGGAGAACGTGGTCGGCATCCAGCTCGCGGCGCAGGGCCGGACGGACTACGCGCTGTCGGTGATCCTGCAGAGCCCGCTGCAGATCGCGCTGGTGCTGGCCCCGGTGATCGTGCTCGCCGCGCCGCTGATGGGCGCGTCCTTCACGCTGGTGCTGCCGCCGCTGCTGATCGCCGTGCTGGTGATCGCCGTGGTGATCGTGGTCCTGGTGGTGCTCGACGGGGAGGGGACCTGGTTCGAGGGCGCGGCGCTGATCGCCTTGTACGCCATCATCGCGGCCGCTTTCTGGTGGGGCTGA
- a CDS encoding SDR family oxidoreductase — protein MDQGRVVVVTGASGGIGRAAARAFGERGDRVALIARGDEGLKAAAAEVERAGGQALPLPVDVADHQALDAAADQVENTFGPIDVWVNDAFTSVFARFTDIEPEEFRRVTAVTYLGYVNGTRTALKRMLPRDRGAIVQVGSALAYRGIPLQSAYCGAKHAIQGFTESVRCELLHDKSNVRITMVQMPGVNTPQFDWVLSRLPRRAQPVPPIYQPEIPAKAIVHAAAHPGRREYWVGGSTVGTLVANAFAAGLLDRYLARTGFESQQAEQPRDPDQPVNLWAPADDTTGTDFGAHGRFDREAKTRSPQLWASQHHGVLGAVAAAAAAVGLAALSRKR, from the coding sequence GTGGATCAGGGACGAGTGGTGGTCGTGACCGGGGCCAGTGGCGGCATCGGCCGCGCGGCGGCGCGGGCGTTCGGCGAGCGCGGGGACCGCGTGGCCCTGATCGCCCGCGGGGACGAGGGCCTGAAGGCGGCCGCGGCGGAGGTCGAACGAGCGGGTGGCCAGGCGCTCCCGCTGCCCGTCGACGTCGCCGACCACCAGGCCCTCGACGCGGCCGCCGATCAGGTCGAGAACACGTTCGGCCCCATCGACGTGTGGGTCAACGACGCGTTCACCAGCGTGTTCGCCCGGTTCACCGACATCGAGCCGGAGGAGTTCCGCCGGGTCACCGCGGTGACCTACCTGGGGTACGTCAACGGCACCCGCACGGCGCTGAAGCGGATGCTGCCGCGCGATCGCGGCGCGATCGTCCAGGTCGGGTCCGCGCTGGCGTACCGGGGCATCCCGCTGCAGAGCGCCTACTGCGGCGCGAAGCACGCGATCCAGGGCTTCACCGAATCGGTGCGGTGCGAGCTGCTGCACGACAAGTCGAACGTGCGCATCACCATGGTGCAGATGCCCGGGGTGAACACCCCGCAGTTCGACTGGGTGCTGTCCCGCCTGCCCCGCCGCGCCCAGCCGGTGCCGCCCATCTACCAGCCGGAGATCCCGGCGAAGGCCATCGTCCACGCGGCCGCGCACCCCGGCCGGCGGGAGTACTGGGTCGGCGGCTCCACCGTCGGCACGCTCGTCGCCAACGCGTTCGCCGCCGGCCTGCTCGACCGCTACCTGGCGCGCACCGGGTTCGAGTCCCAGCAGGCCGAGCAGCCCCGCGATCCGGACCAGCCGGTGAACCTGTGGGCACCGGCCGACGACACCACGGGCACGGACTTCGGCGCGCACGGCCGGTTCGACCGCGAGGCCAAGACCCGCAGCCCGCAGCTGTGGGCTTCGCAGCACCACGGGGTGCTCGGCGCCGTGGCGGCCGCCGCGGCGGCGGTGGGCCTGGCCGCGCTCAGCCGCAAGCGCTGA
- a CDS encoding HD domain-containing protein, giving the protein MQLTDVVLPRSSACSAALEVATTYASPALVNHSLRSYVWAAAYGDAHGLDHDPELLFVAAVLHDIGLVAEFDSHTVPFEVAGGSVAWVFAAGAGWARDRRQRVAEVIIRHMWDEVDPGADPEGFLLCRATGVDISGRNAGDFPDEFRAEVLRRYPRLGLAEEFVRCFEDQAKRKPDSTAAAVARSGLAARMARNPLEPRAPEQ; this is encoded by the coding sequence ATGCAGCTCACTGATGTCGTGCTTCCCCGCAGTTCCGCGTGTTCGGCCGCCCTGGAGGTGGCGACCACCTACGCCTCGCCGGCTCTGGTGAACCACTCGTTGCGCTCCTACGTCTGGGCCGCGGCCTACGGCGACGCGCACGGGCTCGACCACGACCCCGAATTGCTGTTCGTCGCCGCGGTGCTGCACGACATCGGGCTGGTGGCGGAGTTCGACAGCCACACCGTGCCGTTCGAGGTGGCCGGGGGGAGCGTCGCGTGGGTGTTCGCCGCGGGAGCGGGCTGGGCGCGGGACCGGCGGCAGCGGGTGGCCGAGGTGATCATCCGGCACATGTGGGACGAGGTGGATCCCGGCGCGGACCCCGAGGGCTTCCTCCTGTGCCGCGCCACGGGCGTGGACATCTCCGGCCGCAACGCCGGGGACTTCCCGGACGAGTTCCGGGCCGAGGTGCTGCGGCGGTATCCGCGGCTGGGCCTGGCCGAGGAGTTCGTGCGGTGCTTCGAGGACCAGGCGAAACGCAAGCCGGACAGCACCGCCGCGGCCGTGGCCCGCAGCGGCCTCGCCGCCCGCATGGCCCGCAACCCGCTGGAACCGCGGGCCCCCGAGCAGTAG
- a CDS encoding PrsW family intramembrane metalloprotease, whose translation MAGSGTAAGRPRRLWLRMFGTGLGLWLLTVVVIFLTGNPNLIPTLVLLGSFLVPVTFVAWAFSRRHSGELTAELVLSTFVTGGVLGVLAASVLETYLLHPSPWLFLGVGLIEEAVKLAALAVLTRRLAHKYVRDGLILGAAVGFGFAAFESAGYAFTALFTERGLSVADLVETELLRGLLAPVGHGLWTAILGGVLFSSSAREHFALTGRLVVSYLGVSVLHALWDSMHGIALLLTLVLTGTPAQDQLLAQGYQPRPTPLQAHLFTLLSWGGLAVVALLGLVWLRAVRRHADRADTSRVWWRIATPGSR comes from the coding sequence ATGGCTGGGTCCGGAACGGCTGCCGGGCGCCCACGGCGCCTCTGGCTGCGCATGTTCGGCACCGGCCTGGGGTTGTGGCTGCTGACCGTGGTGGTCATCTTCCTCACCGGCAACCCGAACCTGATCCCGACCCTGGTGCTGCTGGGCAGCTTCCTGGTTCCGGTGACGTTCGTGGCGTGGGCCTTCTCGCGCCGGCACAGCGGGGAGCTGACGGCCGAGCTGGTGCTGTCCACCTTCGTCACCGGCGGGGTGCTCGGCGTCCTGGCGGCCTCGGTGCTGGAGACCTACCTGCTGCACCCGTCACCGTGGTTGTTCCTGGGTGTCGGGCTGATCGAGGAGGCCGTGAAACTCGCCGCGCTGGCGGTGCTCACCCGGCGGCTGGCGCACAAGTACGTCCGCGACGGGCTCATCCTCGGTGCCGCGGTCGGGTTCGGGTTCGCCGCGTTCGAGTCCGCCGGGTACGCGTTCACGGCGCTGTTCACCGAGCGCGGGCTGTCCGTGGCCGACCTGGTGGAAACCGAGCTCCTCCGCGGGCTGCTCGCGCCGGTCGGGCACGGCCTGTGGACCGCGATCCTCGGTGGCGTGCTGTTCTCCTCCAGCGCGCGCGAGCACTTCGCGCTGACCGGGCGGCTCGTGGTCTCCTACCTCGGGGTCTCGGTGCTGCACGCGTTGTGGGACTCCATGCACGGCATCGCGTTGCTGCTGACCCTGGTGCTGACCGGAACGCCGGCGCAGGACCAGCTCCTGGCGCAGGGCTACCAGCCGCGGCCCACACCCCTGCAGGCCCACCTCTTCACGCTCCTGAGCTGGGGCGGGCTGGCCGTGGTGGCGTTGCTGGGGCTGGTGTGGCTGCGTGCGGTCCGGCGGCACGCGGACCGGGCGGACACCTCCCGCGTGTGGTGGCGCATCGCCACGCCCGGGTCGCGATGA
- a CDS encoding PucR family transcriptional regulator: MVKLDRLITILGTYGARLTGPAADRDAELHSVALHDPVRPGSGAGEVFLAVGVPTLADAVRLAREAGARVLVARTTETPSAELLRAAAGVALLVVEPSVSWSQVAGVVYGLVLEGRETESGRGPADLSALADTIAAAVGGPVTIEDQLSRVMAYSSQQHEADRARQDTILGRRVPDRVRALLEQRGVFTHLARSDEPVYVPASAEHGLQGRSVVAVRAGRELLGSLWVSRRAPLDAARARILTDGARTVALHLLRWRVSADLERQVESELVIQLLEGDADADTTAGKLGLPGSGLRVVAVQAHAEAERNAGLLLAFERATTGFGWSRVGRSTLFGNTVYTVLPAADPAPAVRWVGGLVQGLPRHLRIVAGVSGECSVADLPTGRRESDECLALGRDGAVCYDDAWPEVLLQRLRSAAAAGRVPARGPVARLAQHDATHGTEFVPTLRAWLESQGDLARAAAALAVHQNTVRNRLRRITAAAPGLDLTDPGQRLGMLIAMAVTDRPR, encoded by the coding sequence ATGGTCAAGCTCGACCGGCTGATCACCATCCTGGGCACCTACGGCGCCCGGCTGACCGGTCCCGCCGCCGATCGCGACGCCGAGCTGCACAGCGTCGCGCTGCACGATCCGGTCCGGCCCGGGTCCGGGGCCGGCGAGGTCTTCCTCGCGGTCGGGGTCCCCACCCTGGCCGACGCCGTCCGCCTGGCCCGCGAGGCCGGCGCCCGGGTGCTGGTCGCGCGGACCACGGAAACCCCGTCGGCCGAGCTGCTGCGCGCCGCCGCGGGGGTCGCGCTGCTGGTGGTCGAGCCGAGCGTGTCGTGGAGCCAGGTGGCCGGGGTGGTGTACGGCCTGGTGCTGGAGGGCCGGGAAACCGAGTCCGGCCGCGGCCCGGCGGACCTGTCCGCGCTCGCCGACACGATCGCGGCGGCGGTCGGCGGGCCGGTCACCATCGAGGACCAGCTGTCCCGGGTGATGGCGTATTCGAGCCAGCAGCACGAAGCCGACCGGGCACGGCAGGACACCATCCTCGGCCGGCGGGTGCCGGACCGGGTGCGGGCCCTGCTCGAGCAGCGGGGCGTGTTCACCCACCTGGCCCGCTCCGACGAGCCGGTGTACGTTCCCGCGTCGGCCGAGCACGGATTGCAGGGCCGCTCGGTGGTGGCGGTGCGCGCCGGCCGGGAGCTGCTCGGGTCGCTGTGGGTGTCCCGCCGCGCCCCGCTGGACGCTGCCCGGGCCCGCATCCTCACCGACGGGGCGCGCACGGTGGCTCTGCACCTGCTGCGCTGGCGGGTCAGCGCCGACCTGGAACGGCAGGTGGAGTCCGAGCTGGTGATCCAGCTCCTGGAGGGCGACGCGGACGCCGACACCACCGCCGGGAAGCTGGGCCTGCCGGGCTCGGGCTTGCGGGTCGTCGCGGTGCAGGCCCACGCCGAGGCCGAGCGCAACGCCGGCCTGCTGCTCGCCTTCGAGCGCGCCACCACCGGGTTCGGCTGGTCCCGGGTGGGGCGGAGCACCCTGTTCGGCAACACCGTTTACACCGTGCTGCCCGCGGCGGATCCGGCGCCGGCGGTGCGCTGGGTCGGCGGCCTCGTCCAGGGTCTGCCGCGGCATCTGCGGATCGTGGCGGGCGTGTCGGGTGAGTGCTCGGTCGCCGACCTGCCCACCGGCCGGCGCGAGTCCGACGAATGCCTGGCCCTCGGGCGCGACGGCGCCGTGTGCTACGACGACGCCTGGCCCGAGGTGCTTCTCCAGCGCCTGCGTTCCGCGGCGGCGGCGGGCCGCGTCCCCGCCCGCGGCCCGGTGGCCCGCCTGGCCCAGCACGACGCCACGCACGGCACCGAATTCGTCCCCACGTTGCGCGCCTGGCTGGAATCGCAGGGCGACCTGGCCCGGGCCGCCGCGGCGCTGGCGGTGCACCAGAACACGGTGCGCAACCGCCTGCGCCGCATCACCGCCGCGGCGCCGGGCCTGGACCTCACCGACCCCGGTCAGCGCCTGGGCATGCTCATCGCGATGGCCGTCACGGACCGGCCCCGATAG